A part of Miscanthus floridulus cultivar M001 chromosome 6, ASM1932011v1, whole genome shotgun sequence genomic DNA contains:
- the LOC136461188 gene encoding bZIP transcription factor ABI5 homolog, producing MHPRFEPTSRRSTRAASSTTPQFAEGLGSSSSNTDTDEFRVGSREDRKRKSTDRGSEGDSSDEEQEIEEEEPKASIDHAIAICEHTWVYEIMKFQHTWNTKVVAQFYVTLYVEEDDRCMHWMLEGQWYSVDYDAFAALLGFSEEGLQRDRIHTEQSVRLAVALDEQEVTSQQRARTSAAATEEQDPLARQSSIMSLTLEELQNSLCEPGRNFGSMNMDEFMANIWNAEEFQAATGTGGCSKEGTEREPMMMPMAATGTGENGAGGGSGLVRQGSFALPPPLSRKTVEEVWAEINRDPADSQANANAAPQAVVQPQMGSGGGGVAASGRQVTLGEMTLEDFLVKAGVVRGAFAGHGPQAVGMVPAGPMGMQQGQLAAPMMYQVAAPVPPNAVYPVMGDGMGYHHNGYPGGMAVAPPPPPSQCVAAAAVSPGSSDGMSSMTQAEMMNCIGNGGMVRNGGGGARKRDSPEDGCTEKTVERRQRRMIKNRESAARSRVRKQAYTVELEAELNHLKEENERLRAEEKTILLSKKKMLVEKMMEQARENVSAKKGGRGQRRWGSAMW from the exons atgcatcctagatttgagccgaccagcaggaggtctACCAGAGCTGCCTCTAGTACAACACCTCAGTTTGCAGAGGGATTAGGAAGCTCTTCTTCTAACACTgatactgatgagttcagagtggggTCTAGAGAAgatagaaagaggaagagcactgacagaggctcagaaggtgacagctcagatgaggagcaggagattgaggaggaggagcca AAGGCCTCtattgatcatgctattgccatttgTGAGCATACATGGGTTTATGAGATTATGAAGTTCCAGCATACCTGGAACACAAAGGTGGTAGCTCAGTTCTACGTCACCttgtatgttgaggaggatgataGGTGTATGCATTGGATGCtggagggccagtggtacagtgtggaTTATGATGCCTTTGCCGCCCTGCTTGGTTTTTCAGAGGAGGGTCTTCAAAGGGACAGGATCCATACAGAGCAG TctgttcgtttggccgtggcCCTCGACGAGCAAGAGGTCACCTCGCAGCAGCGCGCCCGgaccagcgccgccgccaccgaggaGCAGGATCCGCTGGCGCGGCAGTCGTCCATCATGTCGCTGACGCTGGAGGAGCTGCAGAACTCGCTGTGCGAGCCGGGGCGCAACTTCGGGTCCATGAACATGGACGAGTTCATGGCCAACATATGGAACGCCGAGGAGTTCCAGGCCGCCACCGGCACCGGCGGCTGCAGCAAAGAGGGCACGGAGCGGGAGCCGATGATGATGCCCATGGCGGCGACGGGGACAGGTGAGAACGGAGCAGGAGGAGGGAGCGGGTTGGTTCGGCAGGGGTCGttcgcgctgccgccgccgctgtcccGGAAGACGGTGGAGGAGGTCTGGGCCGAGATCAACCGGGACCCCGCGGATTCCCAGGCCAACGCCAACGCGGCGCCGCAGGCCGTGGTGCAGCCCCAGatggggagcggcggcggcggcgtcgcggcCAGCGGGCGGCAGGTGACGCTGGGCGAGATGACACTGGAGGACTTCCTGGTGAAAGCCGGCGTCGTGCGGGGGGCCTTTGCCGGCCACGGCCCCCAGGCCGTCGGCATGGTCCCGGCTGGGCCTATGGGCATGCAACAGGGGCAGCTTGCGGCTCCCATGATGTACCAAGTGGCGGCGCCGGTGCCGCCCAACGCCGTGTACCCGGTGATGGGCGACGGCATGGGGTACCACCACAACGGGTACCCTGGGGGCATGGCGGtggcgccgcctccgccgccttctCAGTGCGTGGCGGCCGCCGCCGTGAGCCCGGGGTCGTCGGACGGAATGAGCTCCATGACGCAGGCGGAAATGATGAACTGCATTGGCAACGGAGGGATGGTccggaacggcggcggcggcgcgcggaaGCGCGACTCCCCCGAGGACGGGTGTACCGAGAAGACCGTGGAGCGCCGGCAGCGGCGCATGATCAAGAACCGTGAATCCGCGGCCCGGTCACGCGTCAGGAAGCAG GCATATACCGTGGAGCTTGAGGCTGAACTGAACCATCTCAAGGAGGAGAACGAGCGCCTCAGAGCAGAGGAG AAGACAATTCTGCTATCGAAGAAAAAGATG ctggtggagaagatgatggaGCAGGCAAGGGAGAATGTGAGCGCCAAGAAGGGCGGTCGCGGGCAGCGCCGCTGGGGCAGCGCCATGTGGTGA